The window TTGAGCCTAGTAGATATAGTGCCTGTCTTATTTTTAACACTGTCAGTTCCTGGCCTCCTATGTTTGTAACTTTGGCGGGTCATAAAAGGaaacatgcaatataatttCCGCGTACTTACACATATCTAGATTTAAAGGTTTtcaggtaaaaaatatataaggcCAATTAACAAGTTGATAGGAAATTTCAGTGGCGCCTGTTATAGCTCCTTTTGAATTCGACGAATCAGTATTTTTTGGAGAGGGAGTTCAAGTGATGTGCCATGTTCCAAAAGGAGACAAACCTTTGAATTTCAAGTGGAGTTTTAGTGGAGGAGATGTGAGTTTACTGCCTGGATTGAACATCATGAACGTTGGGGACATGGGTTCAGCTCTCATAATACCCTCGGTGACTGCCAGGCATGCTGGCAATTACACATGCACTGCCTCCAACATTGTCGCCAGGGCTAGCCACTACGCCACGCTAAATGTCAAGGGTATACGTTCAAAGTGCATAATCTATGCTTTTCATGTTCTATCCTATCCCACATAAACTCTCTAATATAGGTAGTAGTGGTAACACAGTTCTCTTCGTAAACTTACATGTATATTATTGGTTATTTCTTCCAGTGGCACCTATAATATCCCCCTTTGAATTCGATGACGCTGTGTTTTACGGGGAAAGTATACAAGTCATGTGCCACATACCAAAAGGCGACATGCCCTTAAACTTAACATGGTACTTTCGTGACCTACCGTTGAAATCCAGTGACACTGTAACAATAACTAAAGTAGGAGAGAGAAGTTCAATATTGGTTATACCAGCAGCGACAGAGAAACACTCCGGAAATTACACGTGCACCGCTTCCAACACTGTAGCCAGCACCAACCACACAGCCATACTAAACGTTCAGGGTACACTTATTATTTGTGTATTGTCATTGTTCTTTAGTTAATTTCTTTGTACTTACCCTTACCAGTTCCTCCGCACATCGTCCCATTTGAAGCCGAAGAACAGATTTTTGCCGGTGAATCTGTACAATTGACATGTCACGTATCGAAGGGCGACACGCCTCTTACTATTACATGGAGTTTTCATGGGGAAGAGTTATCTTCACATCAAGGAATTACAACAACGAAGATTGGCGAACGAACGTCACTGTTGACTTTATCAGCTGCAACAGCGAGCCACAGTGGCGAATATTCGTGTCACGCTGCTAATCATGCCGGTTTGGCCGTGCACTCGGCCACGGTCAACGTCCATGGTAGCCCACTCAATCCGTTCACTATCCTTGCCTCTAACGCACGCTGCACGCTTGcctcaataataaatatagcCTTCTGAATTAACAGTATTACCGTACATCGTACCCTTCGAAGCGGACGAGTCAGTATTTGCTGGGGAATCGGTCCAACTTAACTGTCATGTATCGAAGGGTGACTTGcctcttgatatcaagtggcacTTCCATGGCTATGAAAATTCTTCGTCGCACCTCGGCATCATGACAACCAAAATGACATCGCGAACCTCATTTTTATCGATCGCTGCGGCTACTGCCAGTCATAGCGGCAATTATACCTGCGTAGCTGCCAACAGCGCCGGCTCTACTAATCATTCCACTGTCCTTAATGTTCATGGTCAGTTTCATTTACTCATGGTATCATAGTTATCATCGTATGTTATGTTCATTTGATGGCGATTCGATGCTGACAGACGTGTTAATAGAATCTGCATGAATTCTGTTTAATACTTCTATGGGCAGCGTACGCTTTACCTTTTGTTTGATCATCTCTTTATTTACCTTTCATAACgcatactttattttatacagtTACACCGAACATTCTACCTTTCGACGTCGATCAAGCCTTGTTTTCGGGAGAGTCAGTGCAGATGATGTGTCACATCTCCAAAGGAGATACCCCTTTAGAAGTGCATTGGGAATTTAATGGAAAGCCTCTCTCAATGAAGTTAGGAATGTTCTCAAAGGTGGGCGACCGGTCGTCCGTGCTGATGCTCCCCTCCGTCACGGGCGCGAACACTGGCAATTACACGTGCATAGCCAAAAATCCTGCTGGAATAGCTTCATACACAACAATACTCAAAATTATTGGTACCTGAACCCTACCTAGGCTTGTTAACCGTTTTTCGTTTTTATTctttacctattttattaattgatttatttttcttggGATTCAAGTTGTTCCGCACATTATCCCGTTCGAAGTCGAAGAGTCTATATTTGCTGGGGAGTCTGTACATCTCACATGTCATGTATCGAAAGGAGATAGACCACTACAAATTTCTTGGAGTTTTCAAGGAAGCGATATACCTTATCACAATAATATGGGTATAACAACTACTAAGCTAGGAGACAAAGCTTCTGTGCTGAGTATTCCGACCGCGATGGGCCATCACAGCGGCAACTACACGTGTACGGCCAGTAACCGCGCCGGTCGTGCGCACCACTCGGCGCTCGTCAATATACATGGTACTCGATGTCGCCCCTCCCCTGTTTGACTTTGTCGAAACATTCGTCTAGATATTGCACGTTTAGATATTAATCTTagaatttattattcttttcctCTGATCAGTTCCTCCTCATATACTACCGTTCGAGATTGAGTCCATATACTACGGAGAATCAGTGCAAATGGTTTGTCACGCCAGTAAAGGTGATCGACCAATGAGCATCAGTTGGACTATTGAAGGACGAGATTTATCTACACTTAAGGATATAAAAACTGTGAAAATGGCCGAGCAAACGTCTTTTCTATCAATTGCTTCTGTTACTGGATCCCACAGCGGAAATTATACGTGTATCGCAAGAAACAAAGCCGGCGAAGACAGATATTCTACCTACCTTCACGTTAAGGGTACTCTTAGTTAGATATCGCAGCATGCTTTAAATACTTTACTaacattgtaaaatatttctttgcTCAGTCGTCCCCCACATCAAACCCTTTGAATTGGATGAAGCCGTTTTTGCGGGAGAATCAGTGCATCTCGACTGCCACGTTTCGAAAGGCGACACCCCATTGAATATCACATGGAGTTTTCAAAGTCAACCCGTCACACGTAGGATGGGATTGAAGACAACAACATTAAGCGAACGAGTCTCCGTACTAGACATTCCGAACGCTATGGGTCCTAACAGTGGCAACTACACATGCACAGCGACCAACAAAGCGGGCACGACGAGTCATACAGCCATCCTCAACGTGATCGGTATCAAAACCTAATAATACCTCGGGTGATGCTTGCTTTCTGTTCAGTTCCTCCTGTGGTCCAACCCTTCTCGTTCGGGGAAGTCGCAATGAATTCTGGACAAGTCGTAACGGCCCCTTGCTCGGTTATTGAGGGTGACCACCCTCTGCAACTGCGGTGGCTTTTTGACAACGAACCTATCAAACCGAGATCTGGAGTCACCGTATTTCATATTGGAGAAAGAAGCGCAATACTTAGTATCGGTTCAGTATCACATAATCACGCGGGAAATTACAGTTGTGTAGCTGAAAACGAAGCCGGAACAGATTCTCATTCATCAACTTTGATTATCAATGGTTAATTTCCTCTATATTCTTGTTCTTTACgaatagatttttattattattatcatttcattGATTAATTCTGTTAAGTTAATTATAACACTATCCATTGTGGACATATTCCAGTCCCTCCCAACATATTGCCGTTCACTTTTGGCGAGAAACCCGCTAACGTTGGAGAGTATTTGCAAGCAGCGTGTACAGTTAATCTAGGCGATCTCCCTGTCACTATCACTTGGAGGTTCAATGGCCAACTTATATCTCAACGCAATCATCATTATGTCATAACAAATTCAAAGCGAAGTAGTCTACTAATAATAGAATCTGTAGACGCAAAACACGCTGGTTCCTACACATGTATCGGAGAAAATCGCGCAGGGCATACATCGTATTCAGCAGACTTAATTGTATACGGTTAGTCGTTTGAACATGGtagaatcattattattttgtgacCTAGTTAATGTTTGTTTCAGTTACTCCTAAAATAGCACCTTTTGTTGCCGGACCGGAACCGGCCTTTCTTGGCGATTACTTTGCACTCCAATGCATAATAACGCACGGGGATCAACCGGTGCGCATAGAGTGGACAGTTAATAATCGATCGGCTAATTCTCTTCCTGGAACTCGTATCAGTAATGTCGACAGAAGAAGTAGTGTGCTAACGATAGAATCAGTCGATGCGAAACACGCAGGCCTTTATAATTGTACAGCAACTAATGCAGCGGGCGTGGCTTCCCACACCACCGAATTAGTCGTCAAGGGTgcgaaaaacaaattaattcaaTTTTAGCTTCTGTCCTCCTCTGCTCCACTTTATTTTCcatacatttaattaattataggaTTTTTATTGTCCCAGTTCCGCCGGTAATTGTGCCATTCAATTTCGGTGAGGTGCCATCCAATCCTGGTGATACAGCGGTAGTGAACTGTGTCGTTACTAAGGGCGACCTGCCTCTCGATATATCGTGGACATTCAGCAGCGAAACAATAGACTCAAGTCAGCACCGTGACATCACGACGACACCACTAGGCACACGTGCCTCCGTGCTCACCATCAATTCAGTGAGCGCAAACCACCAGGGGAACTACACATGCATCGTGCAGAACACAGCAGGCCGTGTCGAACATGTGGCTACTCTTGTCGTAAATGGCACGTCTTAATTACAATATTACAATCTCATTACAATGGGGACTAACAACACAGGATCGCACCTTTAAGGGACCAATCCGTCCACAGTCACTCTATATCTCATATTTGACACCAGTTGCTAACATTGCCTGCTACAAAAATGATCTAACACAATTTTCTATTGTTTCCAGTACTGCCTCGCATAGTTCCCTTTTCGTTCGAGACCCCGCTCTTTGCGGGTCAGGCGACTCAAGTCACTTGTTTAGTCTCAGAAGGCGATCAGCCTCTCGATATTCACTGGTACTTTGAAGGGCAGCCTTTAAAGGAAAAAGCCGGGATAACGGCTACTAAGATAGGGCAGAGAGCTTCATTGCTTCTGATCGATCCTGCGGGCTGGTCGCACAGCGGGGCGTACGCGTGTCTCGCGCGCAACAAAGCCGGCTTGTCCAACTATACCGCCTCTCTCGAAGTCCACGGTACATCTTCATCGTTGTGTACCCTCACTCCCAGCACGGATGAGCTTTGCCTAGATTCATTATTGTACGCTTAATTACTATTTTGACTGGTTTTAATTCTAAGGCTCAAATCGTCCATCTGACAATATTATGATCAGACATTAATTAAACTTCACcgttgtaaatataaaaatgataGACACGTTTAAGATCAGTCTTCGATTGTCGATTATAGGGACCGGCTGCGGCTATCATCGACGAAACCTTTTCTTTTCCTTCCTTGCATATTCTTACCTTTCCTTCCTTTTCCTAAGGATCCCGtctttattttatgttgatTCATTAATTTGCATTCTGTGCCTTTTGGGTTTTAGTGCTTATGAGCTTGGCTTACTAACATGCCTGTTGGAATAATAATGATGCCTCTTAATTTActactaaatataatattttagtcCTGTGGAGAACTTTGGCAATTATTTCAACAGGTTTCCTGCTTTGTGTTGCATTATCATATGCTTTTTATGTCATATTATTTCATCTCTCTTTATTAATTATGTTGTAGTTTGCAAATATATTAATTTCGTCATCTGTACTTAACGTGATACGAAAGCTTCTATAGCAACAGCTTTGCCGATACcttaattattgttaaataaataatatttaagtataaaaaaaaaacaaataattagatTAATCGGAGTGCCAAGGTCAATAGCCAAGTTATATAGGAGCTTTTTGATTACGTAGTACAACAAAAACAAATTGAATATGACATTCTATACGATACTTATAGTTTTTGTTTCTGTAAATGTTAAAAGTTAGTAAAATGTTTTGCAGTGGCTGTGTTTAGAAGATTTACGTCAAATTCAATTTGTTTACTGCAAATTATAAATGTTtcaatgatgatgaaatatttattgaattaattaaaatctTGCCAAGTTTGATAGTTAACTTGTTAGCACATTTTATTCGAACTCAAATTCTACTAAACGATATcaatataaagattttattaaaaaacagaAAGAAATATTGTCTATCACTACTTTCAATTAAGATTAATTAAATgcaataattaataaacaatataTAGCATAATAAAAAGTTCATAAAGTTAAAGTTTAAAGAAAAATCtttgctttttaaaataatgccattttatttttgaagttcAGCAGTTCTAACCATTTGGTGAAATTTTTAGTGCCCCCGCGCTGGATTCTTGAGCCCACTGATAAAGCTTTTGCCCAAGGCTCAGATGCTAAGGTTGAATGTAAGGCTGATGGCTTCCCCAAGCCCCAAGTGACATGGAAGAGGGCTGAAGGTAATAATCTCATTTGAATTAAAACCCATATTTTTGCTACTGAAATAGTATGACCTTTACACTAAGTTTATTCTTGTTTTAGGGGATACGCCTGGCGATTACAAAGACCTTAAACCAAATAACCCTAACGTTAAAGTTGAAGATGGAACTCTATCTATTTCTAATATACAAAAGACGAATGAGGGTTATTATCTTTGTGAAGCTGTTAATGGAATCGGTTCAGGACTATCTGCCGTTATTCTTATCAGCGTTCAGGGTGAGTTAAATTCggttaaaattctaaaacatgctAATAACGGAAAGAATTGTGAATAACGTAAAATATTTTCAGCTCCTCCGCAATTCGAAATCAAAATGAGGAATCAAACAGCCCGCCGAAGCGAACCAGCTGTACTGCAGTGCCAAGCCAAAGGTGAAAAGGTAAAATGATATACCCGTATGATTATATTTCACTCTTGCACATtggaatagaataaaaaataatactgcgtatggaaaggtaattctccgccccgcatcaATTCGTATCAGGTGTCAAGATAGACTTACCTAAACCGCCTCTCAGTCTTACTTATGTCTAAATAGCCGAAAATAATGGGACTGACTGTCTTGCTTGTCTTGCACTTACGCGACAAGGAGGCAAACAACATGTatgaatgatatttttgtatggagagaCCGGGGTATGGCATTGGTTTGACATTATAATGAGCATTTTGAAAACATCTTTACAGCCCATTGGAATTATCTGGAACATGAATAACAAACGACTCGAACCCAAATCCGACCCACGCTACACAATCCGTGAAGAAATATTGCCTGGAGGAGTTGTGTCTGACCTCAGCATCAGAAGAACTGAAAGGTCTGATAGCGCTCTCTTCACTTGTGTTGCCACCAACGCCTTTGGATCTGATGATACTAGCATCAACATGATTGTACAAGGTAAACTTTGAAAAACTATTACAGCAGCGTTTTTGTCTGAAGACAGCTACatatcacatacctacctatgaCTAATGCAATACATGATTTCCTTGATTGATTGAAGATAAAAAGTTAACatcaagtattttaaattttcagAGGTTCCCGAAGCTCCTTACGGTTTAAAGGTCTTAGATAAATCTGGCAGGACTGTTCAGCTTTCATGGGCTGCTCCTTACGATGGCAACTCGCCTATCAAGAAGTTCCTAATTGAGTACAAGCGCGCTAAAGGCAGCTGGGAAAAGGATATTGATAGGTAATCAACTAACATCGTTATTAGATTATTGTAgtaaattacaattaaattaactttACAGCAGTAATGCAAGTATATATTTCTTTGCAGAGTTCTTGTGCCTGGAGATGCGGCCGAAGCCGGAGTATTCAGTCTGCGTCCCGCTACCGCCTATCATATCAGGATTGTTGCTGAAAATGAACTGGGTACATCGGAACCCTCTGAAACCGTCACTATTATCACTGCTGAAGAAGCTCCCACTGGCCCACCCCAAGACGTTAAGGTTGATGCTGCAGACAAACATACCCTCAGAGTCACCTGGAAGCCACCCCCACCACAAGACTGGAACGGCGAACTGCAAgggtaaatatttttaatccaTATGTTACTTTAGAGATTACACTCTAGCGCttattgacttttattatttttttacagataCTATGTTGGATATAAACTGGCGTCAAGTAACAAATCTTTCGTTTTCGAAACTGTTGATATTTCCAAGGAATCTGGCAAGGAACACCATCTTGATATCATGAATCTGAAGTAAGGCTTTCTTCGttaagattttatttaatttgtgcTTTCTTTGGAACagttaaatacctactttttttCTAGGACGTACACCCAATACTCAGTTGTAGTTCAAGCATTCAACAAGATGGGCTCTGGCCCAGTTTCTCAGGAAATCAAGGCGTACACTGCTGAAGGCGCCCCATCTGCCCCGCCCCAGGATGTTCTCTGCACTACCCTCACAGCTCAAACCATTCGTGTTTCCTGGATTTCGCCTCCTCTTGCATCAGCTAATGGATTGATCAAGGCTTACAAAGTTGTCTATGGCCCTAGCGACACCTGGTATGGTGAGTACAAACCTAACTCTGTAAAAATCCAAAACATGTCAGTCAAGATGAAACCTAACCTCATATTAATGTTTTAGACGAGAAGACCAAAGACACCAAGATCACGGCCAGTAGCGAAACTATTCTGCACGGCTTGAAGAAGTACACTAATTATTCAATGGAAGTACTGGCAACAACTAACGGAGGTGACGGTGTACGATCTGCTCCTATTCATTGCCAGACTGAACAAGATGGTAAGTtagaatttaaaacaaaacgCAATAGGTATAAAACcctttgaaaaaataattaaataattataaaattatttttaattatttacagttccCGAAGCTCCTCGAGCGGTAAAAGCCCTTGTTATGGGAGCTGATTCCATCCTTGTTTCTTGGAGACCACCAGCGCAGCCAAACGGAGTTGTCACTCACTACAACGTTTACACGCAAGCCCAGAATGCTGAGCCCCACCCTAACAAGGTACATACACACAGTCAatgacaaatacaaaacaaaaaaaaaacatttatattacgAAATCACATTTACAGGTACCAGCTTCTCAAACCAGTTACTCGGCTACTGACCTGAAACCCGGACGATATGATTTCTGGGTCACCGCTTCTACGATTATTGGTGAAGGTCAACCGTCAGCTACCGCATCCTGTAGCCCTAGCGATAAAGGTAATAAGCATTCTTGTTTAAGTCTTATTTGATTCTTTCTCGGTTACAAAGTTTGGAGTCAACTACAATGTCTACTTTCCTATCTCTTTCAGTTCCTGCAAAAATTGCGTCATTCGACGAATCGTTTACTGCCACGTACAAAGAAGATGTCAAACTGCCTTGCCTTGCTGTTGGTGTGCCTCCTCCTAACATTTTATGGAAGGTAAAATGTTGTCCCGATATCCAATATTCTTGAAAAAGTCTGTTCGAACAATAACGAATCTAACAATCGTTTGAATTTCTAGGTTAAGGGCCAGCCGTTAGAAGCGTCAGAGCGCGTTCGTCAACTACCTGAAGGATCTCTGCAAATCGCTGGAGTTGCCCGCGAAGATGCCGGAGAATACTCATGCCATGTGGACAACCAATTCGGCACTGACACTGTTACTCACACGCTTTCCGTTTTGGGTATGCCCACTTATATTAACAAACTTATAATATTCCACAACTCGTAACCCTTAGCAATCGAATAACCACGTAATAGTTGTCATATCTGGTGAATTAAAATAATGCTTAACAACTACTGCTTAAGTGACTATATCGAAGAGCCGACAGATGCATATGCATGGTCTAAACGAATGTCACTATTGCTAGACAAGTGTCCGAACGCTAAGACAGTTTATCGCAATCATGAGATTAAGCAAAATCAATTATCATATTTAAAAACCTACCTTGAATTTTCCAGCTCCTCCTTTCCCCCCGCAACTAAGCATCGCGTCGTCTTCGGTATCGTCTCTGACTCTCCGCCTGAAGCCTTCAGACAACGCCGACCAGTCCCCTGCCGCCGGTTACACCATCCACTACAAACAAGAATTCGGCGATTGGGAAACTGTTCaggtcaaaatatttttatgtcgtcTTCGACATAAACTTGAATCTGTGCCTGtgaattattttaattgtatttacgTAGAATCTGTAGCTTCTTCTCCTTTAATGGAATATCTtctttgatttattttaatatcatcagactaaacaatttaaattaatatctccATTTCAGATTCCAAGCAACACCGACACGTACACTTTGGAGAACCTGTTCTGCGGCTCTAGATATCAACTATACGTTACGGCTTATAACAGGttaatattggtgctgattcctgtaaacaccatctaataagaaaattacaggtgtcTGCAAGATACGGGGCCATTGTCAAAATTACGACAAATAAAAGTCTAAAACTTGTACTAGATTTCTAAATTTTAACAAACCTCTTCTAATCCAGCATTGGCACTGGCGAAGCGTCTGACGTGGTCATCGCTCGTACCCGAGGCTCCAAGCCGCCGGTACCCCGCGCCGCTGACTTCATTGAAGTAGGAAGCTCTTCCGTCACCCTGCATCTAAAACAATGGCTCGACGGTGGTTGCCCTATGAGCCATTTCGTCGTTGAAAACAAGAAGAAGTAAGTGTTTATTATGATTATCGTGTCCGTTttttctacataacataacagatacttccacacacaggaaatacaaagtacaataggcgaccttattgctaagtagcaatctcttctagGCAAACTTTGAGTACCTACAGCCACCCAGCCAGCAAGTCTATCTACAACAAGtgactgttatttttttaaatttagatttaGCTAATTGTGGTTATTTGTTTCTAGGGGTGCAGCTGAGTGGAATCAGATCTCAAACGCTGTGAAACCAGGAGGCAACTTCGTAGTACTCGGTATGTGACGCGCTGCAATATTTTTGCGCATAAATGccaaattaaaaccaaaaatgACACTTATTCGTGATGATTTCAGACCTGGAACCCGCTACTTGGTATGTCTTGAGGATCACTGCACACAATAACGCCGGCTTCAATGTTGCTGAATACGAATTCGCTACTCTCACTATGACTGGTGGTAAGTAAAGATACATTTATTctgaaatatgttttttaaatatattaagaaaattaatataatgAGCAATAACTAACTGGGTTTCGcgcaaaaaaatatacctgAAATGCATCGCCTTTTATAAGTTCTTTAATTCCGTTACTCCTTTCAATAATGTGCGATTGCATTTCAGGTACTATTGCACCCGCAAGGGAGGTCGGCGACGGCTCTCTGACCACCGAACAGACGCTCAAGATTATCCTGTCGCACCTTAACCTTATCGTCCCTGTGATCGCTGCCATCCTCGTCATTATCATCGCTATCGTGGTCGTGTGCGTGGTGCGAGGCACGAGGGACCCCCACAAAGGTATCTCTATTGTGTTATAGGAACCGTTGCTCCCCTGCCCGGCAACGCGTACGAAGGCAAAGAACTACCTCCTTGGGTAAAGGCTTGGTTGGAACCCGAAGTATTAGTACCGATCTTGGCAACGATCGTGGTGTTCATCGTGGGAGTGGTGGTGATCTGCCTGACCCTTGCGCGTAGGAATACGCCCCACCGTCTGCGAGGTCAGAAGGACGTGTACTGTATGTATGGTGGCATGGCACACCGCTTTATGTCTTATTTTATTCTACATTCGTCCTTCAAAACTTGTTTTTAACTTCTTAGATGTccttaaacaaatatatttttttataactcaTTTAAACGGAGTCCCATCATCCGCATGTGAATATATCCATTGTTAACGTTACATgttctaattttatattaatttgtgTCAAAAttcattgtttatattttttgcaaaacCATTTAGCTGTCTGTCTCTGTAATCAACTTAATCTGAATCTGTATATAATGTATAAATCAAATAACAGACTATGAGCGAGACTTCATCATGTTTACACTTGGTCATATAGATGATGCAGTGTACAACGCCTCACAAGCGGCTTTGGGCGGCGGCAATGGAACCTTGGACAAACGTGGTGGACTGCGTGACGAACTTGGCTACATCGCACCCCCCAACCGCAAGCTGCCCCCCGTACCCGGCTCCAACTACAACACATGTGACCGAGTGAAGCGACAGGCTGTCATCAGTACGTACTATACAACGTAACAGCACAACACGAAGCCTAAAGAGCTTCACAGACGACTATGCAATTTGGTTCTAATTTCGCTACTGCGCCCAAATTATGGAAAAATTGGAAAATCATGTATCTATGGCATAATCATTCGAAGCTTCACTATCATTATTGTTTTAAACAATTCTTCAAATCAGGTCCGAATTGCAAGATCGTGTAGAAGACGCAAAGGCACATATTCGACTGATCACTCTAAACTCTTGCAAGTTTACTCTCACGCACCCAAAATGGAACGATTAGGCAACATTTTAGCACCATTTCTATCTCCTCTAGCTTTACGTTGTGCACGGCCTAAGCTATTTTTACCTTTATACCTAATTTTCCtttcaatgaggataaaaactagaaccTCAAATATAGGCGGCAACACTgtcgagtgttcctaaatttttacagttctccatactgtccagctagaattcgtgataaattgctataaaatatgGAGCACCGtgaagtgtatcccgtctgaagcatgggttacgaaaaagaaaagcaagcTGTTcaaagttttgattgaaaataagattTTCTAAATTTTCTTATTTCCGATCTTTAGAACagtatgattttgcagttaaacgcgtcgcaaagggttatagtgtaaaaatataaccaaaacaatataagtATGTTTGTTTTCTCAAATagtaaactgtcaaaatttaagaacactcaacagtagcgacacctgatgggagaaataggcagtttttatcctcatttgtAGATATTGTAATTTGAAGGTGAAGGCTATTTATGCGGTCAGTGGTTGTGGTGGGTTTAATTCTCACAGTAAAGACTAAAACGTTATTTTCAAATGTCTTTAGTTTCAGTCCCAGTTGTCCTTTAATTACGTCCAATTATCCGTGTATGCTTTTTGTTTAAACAGGCATATTCAGTGTTATCAAGATGTATGCTTATGTCTGGTTAAACAATGTATGTCAAATCCTTATTATGGTTTAGGTGTGCAACCACTAGGATGTTATCTCACTGATAGGACAGCTGAATTAAGATTAAAGGAATATCAATTACGACTGAACTTTGACTTAGTTCAGGCTGTTTGTCACGACCAGTTCAGATATAGTCACTGAGCTTTAAGCGAGTTTTAAGCGAtctttaaatgatttttaagaTTACTCATGTTACATTTTTTGGCACATGGCCATAATTGGAACTAACGTCGCATCAAATCAATAGTTGATGTGAGATGATGTCTAGAGTGGTTAGGCTATGTGCGTAGCGCATGCGTAAAGCAGTAGTGTGGTTCAGTGGGCGCGCACTCAACGTGGGACCCGCGCAGGCATCACTACGAGCGCGTGCGCCGACCGCGGTTGCCCATGCGCCGTACTGGATCCGGCGAGACCATATCCACAGGTAAAATGCTTGCTGCGCTTGCTTCAGTAACTTGACTAGAAATGGATAGACTACTTAAAGTTCTcattaatatataaaagaagTAGGAATAATAGCTGAGCAACGTTAATCAAATATCCAGTTAACTTCGTTAAT is drawn from Pectinophora gossypiella chromosome 7, ilPecGoss1.1, whole genome shotgun sequence and contains these coding sequences:
- the LOC126367980 gene encoding Down syndrome cell adhesion molecule-like protein Dscam2 isoform X25, which gives rise to MAMFTGFTALVVLIACGSVLCEDETIGPIFIKEPPNRVDFSNTTGAVVECAARGSPAPDVIWVRADGTAVGDVPGLRQVLPNGNLVFPPFRAEDYRQEVHAQVYACLARNPVGTIHSRDVNVRAVVTQAYTVNLMEESVLRGNAAILKCHISTFVTEYVSVSSWIISEGDKVELEIIAEENRDLDGKYLVLPSGELHIRDVGPEDGYKSYQCRTKHRLTGETRLSATKGRLVITEPTNKIAPRSDKSKKFEGGEIFLVSRDDTVYLTCDVSAYPAPMFRWYKFIDGTTRKQPVTLNDRVKQVSGTLIIKEAKVEDSGKYLCVVNNSVGGESVETVLTVTAPLKATVEPATQTVDFGRPAVFTCRYEGNPVKTITWLKDGKDMKHHDSTLRIESVKKEDKGMYQCFIRNDQESAGASAELKLGGRFEPPQIRHSFGEQTLRSGPSLRLKCVASGNPTPDIAWLLDGEKLTSGERLQIGQFVTAEGNVESHLNISSVHTNDGGLYSCIASSKVGSASHSSRVNVYGLPYVRPMKKRPVVAGDTLIAHCPVAGYPIDSIVWERDGRVLPINRKQKVFPNGTLVIENVERMSDQATYTCVAKNSQGYSARGTLELQVMVPPVIVPFNFGEVPSNPGDTAVVNCVVTKGDLPLDISWTFSSETIDSSQHRDITTTPLGTRASVLTINSVSANHQGNYTCIVQNTAGRVEHVATLVVNVPPRWILEPTDKAFAQGSDAKVECKADGFPKPQVTWKRAEGDTPGDYKDLKPNNPNVKVEDGTLSISNIQKTNEGYYLCEAVNGIGSGLSAVILISVQAPPQFEIKMRNQTARRSEPAVLQCQAKGEKPIGIIWNMNNKRLEPKSDPRYTIREEILPGGVVSDLSIRRTERSDSALFTCVATNAFGSDDTSINMIVQEVPEAPYGLKVLDKSGRTVQLSWAAPYDGNSPIKKFLIEYKRAKGSWEKDIDRVLVPGDAAEAGVFSLRPATAYHIRIVAENELGTSEPSETVTIITAEEAPTGPPQDVKVDAADKHTLRVTWKPPPPQDWNGELQGYYVGYKLASSNKSFVFETVDISKESGKEHHLDIMNLKTYTQYSVVVQAFNKMGSGPVSQEIKAYTAEGAPSAPPQDVLCTTLTAQTIRVSWISPPLASANGLIKAYKVVYGPSDTWYDEKTKDTKITASSETILHGLKKYTNYSMEVLATTNGGDGVRSAPIHCQTEQDVPEAPRAVKALVMGADSILVSWRPPAQPNGVVTHYNVYTQAQNAEPHPNKVPASQTSYSATDLKPGRYDFWVTASTIIGEGQPSATASCSPSDKVPAKIASFDESFTATYKEDVKLPCLAVGVPPPNILWKVKGQPLEASERVRQLPEGSLQIAGVAREDAGEYSCHVDNQFGTDTVTHTLSVLAPPFPPQLSIASSSVSSLTLRLKPSDNADQSPAAGYTIHYKQEFGDWETVQIPSNTDTYTLENLFCGSRYQLYVTAYNSIGTGEASDVVIARTRGSKPPVPRAADFIEVGSSSVTLHLKQWLDGGCPMSHFVVENKKKGAAEWNQISNAVKPGGNFVVLDLEPATWYVLRITAHNNAGFNVAEYEFATLTMTGGTVAPLPGNAYEGKELPPWVKAWLEPEVLVPILATIVVFIVGVVVICLTLARRNTPHRLRGQKDVYYDAVYNASQAALGGGNGTLDKRGGLRDELGYIAPPNRKLPPVPGSNYNTCDRVKRQAVIMGAHSTWDPRRHHYERVRRPRLPMRRTGSGETISTGMEDEICPYATFHLLGFREEMDPSKALAFPHHHPAHAGTLAHPHPHHPAHSRAGSQSMPRANSRYARKNSQGGQSAIYSTAPEYDDPATCAEEDQYRARYSRPMYACGPEYDEPACCAPEDEQYTGAYGTPYSDHYGSRPSIGTRKCGGSPEPPPPPPRNANNDNNCSSSFNESKDSNEISEAECDQPRNYPDQKQPPQSPSKQSTGGDSQPTILWQCNL